A window of Synechococcus sp. MEDNS5 contains these coding sequences:
- a CDS encoding DUF3386 domain-containing protein — protein MTVSTPAQTSPGSDCREAFRAAYENRYTWDPGFSGYCGRCIWQQGDRTVEGRFEVGADLKAKVTGVDDAEVEKAMASQLWEVAIHRVRRSFDQVHGDNTFTAGTTTDEGLEVLIGGKGEGDRYRIKDRVVTMVHRHIHGTVVTIHTGSTTDTGSGYLSRTYTSQYADPSTGEARGGLSRFEDTFVPLEASGPWILEQRVISTEAHGQTPASTQSFRFLDCSSL, from the coding sequence GTGACCGTCAGCACTCCCGCGCAAACATCACCAGGCAGCGACTGCCGCGAGGCTTTTAGGGCTGCTTATGAGAACCGTTACACCTGGGATCCTGGCTTCTCCGGCTATTGCGGACGTTGCATCTGGCAACAGGGCGACCGCACTGTCGAGGGCCGGTTCGAAGTTGGTGCCGACCTGAAGGCCAAGGTGACAGGAGTTGACGATGCGGAGGTAGAAAAGGCCATGGCATCCCAGCTTTGGGAAGTGGCCATCCACCGGGTTCGGAGGTCTTTCGATCAGGTGCACGGTGACAACACCTTCACTGCGGGAACGACCACTGATGAAGGCCTGGAAGTCCTGATCGGCGGCAAGGGTGAGGGAGACCGCTACCGCATCAAAGATCGGGTGGTCACCATGGTTCACCGTCATATTCACGGAACTGTGGTCACCATTCACACCGGCAGCACGACCGACACAGGGTCTGGATACCTCAGCCGTACTTACACAAGTCAGTATGCGGACCCATCAACCGGCGAAGCCCGTGGGGGACTCAGCCGTTTTGAAGACACATTCGTGCCACTCGAAGCCAGCGGTCCCTGGATTCTTGAGCAACGGGTGATCAGCACCGAAGCGCACGGCCAAACACCGGCCAGCACTCAGTCTTTCCGCTTCCTGGATTGTTCCAGCCTCTGA
- a CDS encoding sodium:alanine symporter family protein: MSVSIAALRSLSLEKISSVVWGPATLLLIAGTGLYLMVGLQWMPLRRLGFALNAMVASMRTNKSSDQSGEGEVNAFQGLMTALAATIGTGNVAGVAAAIGAGGPGAVFWMWLAAVLGIATKYGECMVAVQFREVDSLRDHVGGPMYAIRNGLGPRWAWLGIVFALFGTFAGFGIGNGVQAHELASVLSSYGVPPLATGIGMALITFVVIVGGIRRIGRVAGVVVPVMAGIYVLSALVILLLHIGEIPAALQLIVQDAFTGRAAAGGALGVVIQKGIARGVFSNEAGLGTAPIAQASARPGDPVLQGAVAMLGTVIDTLIICTMTALVIVISGRYMDSEQGVMLTKSAFDWALPGAGHLVSFATVTFTATTILGWSFYSERCLEFLAGVRPIRWFRLVWVAVVVIGATASFDVVWLIADILNGLMAIPNLLSLLLLSPVIFKITREYNFNHSQAEE; the protein is encoded by the coding sequence ATGTCCGTTTCCATCGCGGCCCTGAGGAGTCTGAGCCTCGAAAAGATCAGCTCGGTTGTCTGGGGACCGGCAACACTCTTGCTCATTGCAGGCACAGGCCTCTACCTGATGGTGGGCCTGCAGTGGATGCCGCTGCGTCGCTTGGGTTTCGCCCTGAACGCAATGGTGGCGTCAATGCGAACCAACAAAAGTTCCGATCAGTCCGGTGAAGGTGAGGTGAATGCCTTCCAGGGCCTGATGACGGCTCTCGCTGCAACAATCGGCACTGGAAATGTGGCCGGAGTCGCTGCAGCGATTGGGGCCGGCGGACCGGGTGCCGTGTTCTGGATGTGGCTCGCGGCTGTTCTTGGCATCGCCACCAAATACGGCGAATGCATGGTGGCGGTTCAGTTCCGTGAGGTTGATTCCCTTCGAGACCATGTTGGCGGTCCGATGTATGCCATCCGCAATGGTCTTGGACCACGCTGGGCCTGGCTGGGCATCGTGTTTGCTTTGTTCGGAACCTTCGCTGGATTCGGAATCGGCAATGGTGTTCAAGCTCATGAATTAGCAAGCGTTCTCAGCAGCTATGGCGTCCCCCCCCTGGCAACAGGCATCGGGATGGCTCTTATTACATTTGTCGTGATTGTTGGTGGAATCCGCCGAATCGGTCGCGTGGCAGGTGTGGTGGTTCCAGTGATGGCTGGGATTTATGTTCTCAGCGCGCTTGTGATTCTTCTTCTCCACATCGGTGAGATTCCAGCGGCACTTCAGCTGATCGTGCAGGACGCTTTTACAGGTCGGGCAGCAGCGGGAGGGGCCTTGGGTGTGGTGATCCAGAAAGGGATCGCCCGTGGAGTGTTCTCCAACGAAGCCGGATTGGGAACGGCGCCGATCGCGCAAGCGTCAGCCCGTCCGGGAGATCCAGTCCTTCAAGGTGCTGTCGCCATGCTGGGAACGGTGATTGACACACTGATTATTTGCACGATGACGGCCCTCGTGATCGTGATTAGTGGGCGTTACATGGACAGCGAACAGGGTGTGATGCTGACCAAAAGTGCTTTCGATTGGGCCTTACCTGGTGCCGGCCATCTCGTGAGTTTTGCAACAGTCACGTTCACGGCAACCACCATCCTTGGTTGGAGTTTCTACAGCGAACGCTGTCTGGAATTTCTCGCTGGAGTTCGTCCGATTCGCTGGTTCCGTCTCGTCTGGGTGGCGGTGGTTGTCATTGGAGCCACCGCCAGCTTCGACGTGGTTTGGTTAATTGCAGACATCCTCAATGGATTAATGGCAATCCCGAATCTTTTGTCCTTGCTGCTTCTCTCCCCGGTGATCTTCAAGATCACCAGGGAATACAACTTCAACCATTCTCAGGCAGAGGAGTGA
- a CDS encoding DUF6447 family protein: MTTTPTDNPILTFEGKRYDLNALPDELKELVRGMQVADAQLRMHEDTLKVLAVGRQTMATQLNERLKNVTPLPENG; encoded by the coding sequence ATGACAACCACTCCCACCGACAATCCAATCTTGACTTTTGAAGGCAAGCGCTATGACCTCAATGCCTTGCCTGATGAGCTCAAGGAGCTTGTACGCGGGATGCAAGTGGCCGATGCACAGCTGAGGATGCATGAAGACACCCTGAAGGTGCTGGCTGTTGGACGTCAGACCATGGCGACGCAACTGAATGAACGCTTGAAGAACGTCACTCCTCTGCCTGAGAATGGTTGA
- a CDS encoding ABC transporter ATP-binding protein yields MLTPSEAGFRRLLPLLRPHSVQLLWGALSMILFVGSWPLLMDLVGRLIPALGSGDLSVVLPVIGLVLVVFLLQKLAQFAQDSLLAGPALQVSQSLRRDLFRQLQQVELGALEKLSAGDLTYRLTEDADRVSEVIYKTLHDTIPSALQLLAVLGYMLWLDWKLTLAILLLAPLIVWLISLFGGRVMAATERSQKKVSELAGLLGEAIEGLPLVRAFAAEPWLQGRFEQEIDQHRRARYNTYRLVALQHPVVGIIEVLGIAVVLVLAAYRLSNGDLDSKGLTSYVTGLVVLIDPIAHLTTNYNEFQQGQASLRRLRAIEKEPSEPADPDPALPLDRLRGDLVFKNVQFGYRLDQPVLHDLNLTIEAGSVVALVGPSGAGKSTLFSLVLRFNTAQSGQVLLDGKNLAQVKARDLRQQVALVPQRSSVFSGTIAEAIRFGRAASQEQVVEAARLANAHDFIINLPEGYATHLEERGTNVSGGQLQRIAIARAVLGDPAVMLLDEATSALDAEAESAVQVGLRQAMRGRTVLVIAHRLATVQEADRIVVLENGSIIEQGTHDALMQHNGRYRELCERQMIRDRQR; encoded by the coding sequence ATGCTGACCCCTTCCGAAGCCGGATTCCGCAGACTTCTTCCCCTGTTGCGGCCGCATTCCGTCCAGCTGCTTTGGGGTGCGCTCAGCATGATTCTTTTTGTTGGCAGCTGGCCGCTGCTGATGGATTTGGTCGGACGGTTGATTCCAGCCCTTGGCTCTGGCGATCTCTCGGTCGTGCTCCCAGTGATCGGGCTCGTTCTTGTGGTGTTTCTGCTCCAGAAGTTGGCTCAGTTTGCTCAGGATTCTTTGTTGGCCGGTCCGGCACTGCAAGTGAGCCAGAGCCTGCGCAGGGATCTCTTCCGGCAGCTGCAGCAGGTGGAACTCGGTGCCCTGGAGAAGCTCTCAGCGGGGGACCTCACGTATCGGCTGACTGAAGACGCGGACCGTGTCAGTGAAGTCATCTACAAAACTCTCCACGACACGATTCCCAGTGCTCTTCAGCTTCTAGCTGTGCTGGGTTACATGCTCTGGCTCGACTGGAAACTCACCCTTGCGATCCTTCTGCTGGCGCCGTTGATCGTGTGGTTGATCAGTTTGTTTGGTGGAAGGGTCATGGCCGCCACTGAACGCAGTCAGAAAAAAGTCAGTGAGTTGGCAGGGCTTCTCGGCGAAGCGATTGAGGGTTTGCCTCTGGTGCGGGCCTTTGCGGCCGAACCCTGGTTGCAGGGCCGCTTTGAACAGGAGATCGATCAGCACAGGAGGGCCCGCTACAACACCTACCGGCTGGTTGCCTTGCAACATCCGGTTGTTGGCATCATCGAAGTGCTAGGCATTGCGGTGGTTCTCGTTCTCGCTGCTTACAGGCTGAGCAATGGAGACCTCGACAGCAAGGGTCTCACCAGCTACGTGACCGGTCTTGTGGTGCTGATCGACCCCATCGCTCATCTCACCACGAATTACAACGAGTTTCAGCAAGGTCAGGCTTCGTTGCGACGTCTGAGGGCGATCGAGAAAGAGCCTTCAGAGCCCGCCGATCCCGATCCTGCTCTTCCCCTTGATCGGCTCCGTGGTGATCTCGTCTTCAAGAACGTGCAGTTCGGTTATCGCCTTGATCAACCCGTTCTGCATGACCTCAATCTGACCATTGAAGCGGGAAGCGTTGTGGCCCTGGTCGGTCCTTCGGGGGCCGGCAAGAGCACACTGTTTTCACTGGTGCTGCGCTTCAACACCGCACAGAGCGGCCAGGTTCTGCTGGACGGCAAGAATCTGGCTCAAGTGAAGGCCCGGGACCTGCGCCAGCAGGTAGCCCTGGTTCCGCAGCGCAGCAGCGTGTTCTCAGGCACCATCGCCGAGGCGATTCGCTTCGGTCGCGCGGCGAGCCAAGAGCAGGTCGTGGAAGCGGCCCGTCTGGCCAATGCCCACGATTTCATCATCAACCTCCCGGAGGGATACGCGACCCATCTGGAAGAGAGGGGTACCAATGTGTCCGGGGGGCAGCTTCAGCGCATTGCCATCGCCCGCGCCGTTCTTGGGGATCCTGCGGTGATGCTTCTCGATGAAGCCACCAGTGCGCTGGATGCCGAAGCGGAATCTGCTGTGCAGGTGGGTCTTCGTCAGGCCATGCGCGGCCGGACGGTGCTGGTGATCGCCCATCGACTGGCAACGGTTCAGGAAGCCGACCGGATCGTTGTGCTCGAGAATGGCTCGATCATCGAGCAGGGAACCCACGATGCCCTGATGCAGCACAACGGCCGTTATCGCGAACTGTGTGAACGGCAGATGATTCGTGATCGGCAGCGTTAA
- a CDS encoding RNA-binding S4 domain-containing protein gives MKLDQFLKWQGWVSTGGEAKLRIRDGQVQVNGKVESRRGRQLTAGDHVELGGESATVPEDPQAGP, from the coding sequence ATGAAGCTCGATCAGTTCCTCAAATGGCAGGGATGGGTTTCCACAGGAGGCGAGGCCAAGCTGCGCATCCGCGATGGCCAGGTACAGGTCAACGGCAAAGTGGAATCGCGCCGAGGGCGGCAGCTCACGGCTGGAGATCATGTTGAACTCGGTGGAGAAAGCGCCACGGTTCCCGAAGACCCTCAGGCTGGGCCGTAA
- the tpiA gene encoding triose-phosphate isomerase, translating into MRKPVIAGNWKMHMTCTQTRDWMGTFLPLIAETPDDRHLVVAPPFTAISTLADVGTGSRVEISSQNVHWEGHGAYTGEISPAMLQEHGVRYAIVGHSEPRKYFSESDEQINHRARSAQAHDLIPIVCVGESDEQRSRGEAERVIRRQVEQGLEGLDPARLVVAYEPIWAIGTGKTCESAEANRICGLIRSWVGSPDLIIQYGGSVKPANIDELMGMSDIDGVLVGGASLDPEGFARIANYKKA; encoded by the coding sequence GTGCGCAAACCGGTGATCGCAGGCAACTGGAAGATGCACATGACCTGTACCCAGACCCGGGACTGGATGGGTACCTTCTTACCCCTGATCGCTGAGACTCCGGATGACCGTCACTTGGTGGTGGCTCCGCCCTTCACCGCGATCAGCACACTGGCGGATGTGGGAACTGGGAGTCGGGTCGAAATCTCCAGCCAAAATGTGCATTGGGAAGGTCATGGGGCGTACACAGGCGAGATCTCACCAGCGATGCTTCAGGAGCATGGCGTGCGTTACGCCATCGTTGGCCACAGCGAGCCCCGGAAATACTTCAGCGAGAGCGACGAACAGATCAATCACAGGGCCCGTTCAGCGCAAGCTCACGACCTGATCCCCATCGTGTGCGTGGGCGAAAGCGATGAGCAGCGCAGCCGTGGTGAAGCTGAACGGGTCATCCGTCGTCAGGTGGAACAGGGCCTTGAAGGTCTTGATCCGGCTCGGTTGGTCGTGGCCTACGAACCAATCTGGGCCATCGGCACAGGAAAAACCTGTGAGTCCGCGGAGGCGAATCGAATCTGCGGACTGATCCGAAGCTGGGTGGGTTCACCTGATCTGATCATTCAGTACGGAGGATCAGTGAAACCAGCAAACATCGATGAGCTCATGGGCATGAGCGACATCGATGGTGTGCTGGTCGGAGGCGCGTCGCTTGATCCAGAGGGCTTCGCGAGAATCGCGAACTACAAGAAAGCCTGA
- the folP gene encoding dihydropteroate synthase → MRHPTCWGHRPAVMGVINLTPDSFSDGGQFNGENQATREADRQIREGADVLDLGAQSTRPGADEVGAEEELRRLIPCLKAIRHAHPNVIISVDTFLAAVASAALDAGADWINDVSGGRRDSAMLPLIAEAGCPYVLMHSRGNSATMDSCTNYGKEGVVNAVRRELRESTQQACKQGVKLAQLIWDPGLGFAKDNEQNLELIRQLEELQHDGIPLLLGPSRKRFIGAVLNQPRPKARIWGTAAVCARAQAAGVHVLRVHDVGPIHQVVSMGEAVARDT, encoded by the coding sequence ATGCGCCATCCCACCTGCTGGGGTCACAGACCAGCTGTGATGGGTGTGATCAACCTCACCCCAGACTCCTTCAGTGATGGAGGCCAGTTCAACGGTGAGAATCAGGCCACAAGAGAAGCCGATCGACAGATCCGGGAAGGCGCCGATGTGCTCGATCTCGGCGCTCAAAGCACGCGACCTGGGGCAGACGAAGTGGGTGCGGAAGAGGAACTTAGACGTCTGATCCCTTGCCTCAAAGCAATCAGACACGCCCATCCAAATGTAATCATTTCCGTCGACACGTTCCTGGCTGCTGTGGCATCAGCGGCTCTCGATGCGGGTGCCGACTGGATCAATGATGTCAGCGGAGGCCGCCGCGATTCAGCCATGCTTCCGCTGATTGCTGAAGCGGGCTGTCCTTACGTGTTGATGCACAGCCGAGGAAACAGCGCAACGATGGACTCTTGCACCAATTACGGCAAGGAGGGCGTGGTGAATGCAGTCCGACGAGAACTGCGGGAAAGCACCCAACAGGCCTGCAAGCAAGGAGTGAAGCTTGCGCAACTAATTTGGGATCCAGGACTGGGATTTGCCAAAGACAATGAACAGAACCTGGAGCTAATCCGCCAGCTCGAAGAACTTCAACACGATGGCATTCCCTTGTTACTGGGCCCATCTCGAAAACGCTTCATCGGCGCGGTCTTGAACCAGCCACGACCTAAAGCACGCATCTGGGGGACTGCTGCAGTCTGCGCACGTGCCCAGGCCGCAGGCGTGCATGTCTTGCGGGTGCACGATGTTGGTCCGATCCATCAGGTGGTGAGCATGGGCGAAGCCGTTGCCCGAGACACCTGA
- a CDS encoding thiol-disulfide oxidoreductase DCC family protein: MTSEHALTLLYDGGCPLCVREVDFLRRKDLQEAMQFVDINALDYCSESWGGITYRQAMARIHAIDADGTVLKDVAVFRAAYRLIGLGWIYAPTTWPVVGPIVDWLYSLWARYRLPITRRPSLDKLCAERCERTDT, encoded by the coding sequence ATGACATCAGAGCATGCCCTAACCCTTCTCTATGACGGTGGCTGCCCACTCTGTGTCAGAGAGGTGGACTTTCTCCGCCGCAAGGATCTACAGGAAGCGATGCAATTTGTGGATATCAATGCCCTGGATTACTGCTCTGAATCATGGGGTGGAATCACCTACCGCCAAGCCATGGCAAGGATTCATGCCATCGATGCCGACGGAACAGTTCTCAAGGATGTGGCTGTGTTTCGAGCTGCTTACCGCTTGATCGGTCTTGGCTGGATCTATGCGCCTACAACATGGCCTGTCGTCGGTCCAATCGTCGACTGGTTGTATTCACTTTGGGCGCGCTATCGACTGCCGATTACCAGAAGACCATCCTTGGACAAATTATGCGCTGAGCGATGTGAACGAACTGACACCTGA
- a CDS encoding magnesium chelatase subunit H, whose protein sequence is MFTQVRSADRRVAPVEGQNHKSVMKAVYVVLEPQYQNSLTQAATALNAAQGDLGIDLCGYLIEELRDPDNYENFKRDVSEADVFIASLIFIEDLAQKVVEAVAPHRDRLKAAVVFPSMPEVMRLNKLGSFSMAQLGQSKSAIAGFMKKRKEAGGAGFQDAMLKLLNTLPTVLKYLPVEKAQDARSFMLSFQYWLGGTPDNLRNFLLMLADKYVFPAAEGEERPAMVVAEPEVFPDLGIWHPLAPNMFEDLKEYLNWTSSRTDLSDEARQGPVIGLVLQRSHIVTGDDAHYVAIIQELEFRGARVIPIFCGGLDFSKPVNAFFFDPLNPEQPLVDGIVSLTGFALVGGPARQDHPKAIESLKKLNRPYMVALPLVFQTTQEWEESDLGLHPVQVALQIAIPELDGAIEPIVLSGRDDATGKAHTLQDRVDAIAERAIRWSSLRIKPRQQKKLAITVFSFPPDKGNVGTAAYLDVFGSIHRVLEEMKAKGYDIQDLPRDSKTLMEEVINDPEAMQGAPELSIAHRMSVEEYERLTPYSERLEENWGKPPGNLNSDGQNLLIYGRHFGNVFVGVQPTFGYEGDPMRLLYSRSASPHHGFAAYYTYLEKVWGADAVLHFGTHGSLEFMPGKQMGMSETCYPDSLIGSLPNLYYYAANNPSEATIAKRRGYASTISYLTPPAENAGLYKGLKELGELVGSYQQLREGGRGVQIVNTIVETARQCNLDKDVDLPDDDAASLDLEGRDALVGAVYRQLMEIESRLLPCGLHTIGKPPTAEEAVATLVNIAALEREEDGLRSLPGLLAEAMGRTIEDIYRGNDEGVLADVELNRTITETSRAAIGSMVRSLTGLDGRVNMRGNFGWLLDLLTKFGLKLPTPWLRSCCGAGFTSIDSTELDKLFSYLRFCLEQICADMEMESLLRALDGEYVLPGPGGDPIRNPGVLPSGKNIHALDPQAIPTRAAVAAAKGVVDKLIERQREEQGTWPETIACVLWGTDNIKTYGESLAQILWFVGVKPMADSVGRVNKLELIPLEELGRPRIDVVVNCSGVFRDLFINQMALIDQAVKMAAEADEPLEQNFVRRHALEQAEKEGTSLRDAACRVFSNASGSYSSNVNLAVENSTWEEEGELQEMYLSRKTFAFNADNPGEMNQKRDVFENVMKTADVTFQNLDSAEISLTDVSHYFDSDPTKLIKGLRNDGKAPTSYIADTTTANAQVRSLSETIRLDSRTKLLNPKWYEGMLDSGYEGVREVAKRLNFTLGWSATSGAVDNFVYEEANETFINDPEMRKRLLELNPHSFRRIVGTLLEVNGRGYWETSDENIQQLQELYQEVEDRIEGVTT, encoded by the coding sequence ATGTTCACACAGGTCCGCTCCGCTGATCGTCGCGTTGCTCCTGTGGAGGGTCAAAACCACAAGTCCGTGATGAAGGCGGTGTACGTGGTTCTGGAACCTCAGTACCAAAACTCACTCACCCAAGCCGCCACTGCTCTGAACGCCGCTCAAGGCGATCTTGGAATCGATCTTTGTGGCTACCTGATCGAAGAACTGCGCGATCCCGACAATTACGAAAATTTCAAGAGGGATGTCAGCGAGGCGGACGTATTTATCGCCTCGCTCATCTTCATCGAAGACCTAGCGCAAAAGGTGGTCGAGGCGGTCGCCCCGCATCGCGATCGTCTCAAAGCGGCTGTGGTGTTCCCCTCGATGCCCGAGGTGATGCGTTTGAACAAGCTTGGCTCCTTTTCAATGGCGCAGCTTGGGCAGAGCAAAAGCGCCATTGCCGGCTTCATGAAAAAGCGGAAGGAAGCCGGTGGTGCTGGCTTTCAGGACGCCATGCTCAAGCTTCTCAACACGCTCCCGACTGTTCTCAAGTACTTGCCGGTGGAGAAAGCGCAGGATGCCAGGAGCTTCATGCTCAGCTTCCAGTACTGGCTTGGCGGAACTCCAGACAACCTCAGGAATTTCCTGCTGATGCTTGCCGACAAGTATGTCTTCCCTGCCGCTGAAGGTGAGGAGCGTCCAGCCATGGTGGTGGCGGAGCCGGAAGTCTTCCCCGATTTGGGGATTTGGCATCCCCTTGCGCCCAACATGTTCGAAGATCTCAAGGAGTATCTCAACTGGACGTCAAGCCGAACCGATCTCTCCGATGAAGCCCGTCAGGGGCCAGTGATTGGTTTGGTGCTGCAGCGCAGCCACATCGTGACTGGTGATGACGCGCACTACGTCGCAATCATTCAGGAGCTTGAGTTCCGTGGTGCACGGGTGATCCCGATCTTCTGCGGCGGCCTCGACTTTTCCAAGCCTGTCAACGCCTTCTTCTTTGACCCGCTGAACCCAGAACAGCCATTGGTCGATGGAATCGTGTCGCTGACTGGATTCGCACTGGTTGGTGGTCCGGCTCGCCAGGATCACCCCAAGGCGATCGAGTCCCTCAAGAAGCTCAATCGCCCCTACATGGTGGCCTTGCCATTGGTGTTCCAGACCACCCAAGAGTGGGAGGAGAGTGACCTCGGTCTCCATCCCGTGCAGGTGGCTCTGCAGATTGCGATTCCGGAGCTTGATGGTGCCATCGAACCCATCGTTCTTTCCGGCCGTGATGATGCAACTGGAAAAGCCCATACCCTCCAGGATCGGGTCGATGCCATCGCCGAACGGGCGATTCGCTGGTCATCCCTGCGAATCAAGCCGCGTCAGCAGAAAAAGTTAGCGATCACCGTTTTCAGCTTTCCTCCTGACAAGGGAAATGTGGGAACGGCTGCTTATCTCGATGTGTTCGGATCCATTCATCGTGTTCTCGAAGAGATGAAGGCGAAGGGATATGACATTCAGGATCTTCCGCGTGATTCCAAAACTTTGATGGAAGAGGTGATCAATGACCCTGAGGCGATGCAGGGAGCACCGGAGCTTTCAATCGCCCACCGCATGAGTGTGGAGGAGTACGAGCGGCTGACCCCTTACTCCGAGCGTTTGGAGGAGAACTGGGGTAAACCTCCTGGAAATCTCAACAGCGATGGGCAGAACCTGCTGATTTACGGCCGTCACTTTGGCAATGTGTTTGTTGGGGTGCAGCCCACATTTGGTTACGAAGGTGATCCAATGCGCCTTCTCTATTCCCGTAGTGCTAGCCCTCACCATGGCTTCGCCGCTTATTACACCTACCTCGAAAAAGTGTGGGGAGCTGATGCAGTCCTCCACTTTGGAACTCACGGGTCACTTGAGTTCATGCCCGGCAAGCAGATGGGCATGAGCGAAACCTGTTATCCGGATTCATTGATTGGCTCTTTGCCGAATCTGTACTACTACGCAGCTAATAATCCCTCCGAAGCAACAATCGCCAAGCGTCGCGGATATGCCTCCACGATCAGCTACCTCACGCCACCAGCAGAGAATGCTGGCCTTTACAAGGGCCTCAAAGAGCTTGGTGAACTCGTCGGTTCCTATCAGCAATTGCGCGAGGGTGGGCGCGGCGTTCAGATCGTGAACACGATTGTTGAAACGGCCCGACAGTGCAATCTGGACAAGGATGTTGATCTTCCTGATGACGATGCTGCATCCCTTGATCTCGAGGGACGGGATGCTCTTGTTGGAGCTGTTTACCGCCAATTGATGGAGATTGAAAGTCGTCTCCTCCCCTGTGGTCTCCATACCATCGGCAAACCACCCACGGCTGAAGAGGCTGTCGCAACCTTGGTCAATATTGCGGCACTGGAGCGTGAGGAGGATGGTCTTCGCTCACTCCCTGGGCTTCTCGCTGAAGCGATGGGACGCACCATTGAAGACATTTATCGAGGCAATGATGAGGGGGTTCTCGCTGATGTTGAACTGAATCGGACGATCACTGAAACTTCCCGGGCGGCCATCGGCTCCATGGTTCGTTCCTTGACCGGTCTGGATGGCAGGGTGAACATGCGTGGCAACTTCGGATGGCTTCTAGACCTCCTCACCAAGTTCGGCCTTAAGCTCCCGACTCCCTGGTTGAGGTCATGCTGTGGCGCAGGCTTCACCAGCATCGATTCCACCGAACTCGACAAGCTTTTTTCCTATCTGCGTTTTTGCCTTGAGCAAATTTGCGCGGATATGGAGATGGAAAGTTTGCTGCGGGCGCTTGATGGTGAATACGTGCTTCCAGGGCCAGGCGGAGATCCCATCCGTAACCCCGGTGTTCTTCCCAGCGGCAAAAATATTCACGCCCTTGATCCGCAGGCCATTCCTACCCGTGCAGCAGTTGCGGCAGCGAAGGGTGTGGTCGATAAGTTGATTGAGCGCCAGCGTGAAGAGCAAGGCACATGGCCAGAAACCATTGCCTGTGTTCTCTGGGGTACGGACAACATCAAGACCTACGGTGAATCTCTCGCTCAGATACTCTGGTTTGTTGGTGTTAAGCCGATGGCTGATTCTGTCGGCCGTGTCAACAAGCTTGAGTTGATCCCTCTCGAGGAGTTGGGTCGCCCCCGGATTGATGTTGTTGTGAACTGCTCCGGTGTGTTCCGTGACCTGTTCATCAACCAGATGGCTTTAATTGACCAGGCTGTGAAAATGGCGGCTGAAGCTGATGAACCGCTCGAGCAGAATTTTGTGCGACGCCATGCCCTCGAACAGGCCGAAAAGGAAGGTACAAGTCTTCGCGATGCTGCTTGCAGAGTGTTCTCAAATGCCAGTGGCAGCTACAGCTCAAATGTCAACCTCGCTGTAGAAAACAGCACATGGGAAGAAGAAGGTGAGTTGCAGGAGATGTACCTTTCCCGTAAAACGTTTGCCTTCAACGCGGACAATCCCGGCGAGATGAACCAGAAGCGTGATGTGTTTGAGAACGTGATGAAAACCGCTGATGTCACCTTCCAGAATCTTGATTCGGCAGAGATTTCACTGACGGATGTGAGTCATTATTTTGATAGTGACCCCACCAAGCTCATTAAGGGCTTGCGTAATGATGGCAAAGCACCAACCAGCTACATCGCTGACACCACAACAGCCAATGCGCAAGTGCGTTCCCTGAGCGAGACGATTCGTCTGGATTCTCGGACCAAGCTTCTCAATCCCAAGTGGTACGAAGGCATGCTTGATTCCGGTTATGAGGGTGTTCGCGAAGTGGCCAAGCGCCTCAACTTCACGCTCGGTTGGAGTGCTACCAGTGGTGCGGTTGATAACTTCGTATACGAGGAAGCTAACGAAACCTTCATCAACGATCCAGAGATGCGGAAGCGTCTCTTGGAGTTGAACCCTCACAGCTTCCGGCGCATTGTCGGAACATTGCTTGAGGTAAATGGTCGGGGATACTGGGAAACATCCGATGAAAACATCCAACAGTTACAGGAGCTGTACCAGGAAGTTGAGGATCGGATTGAAGGTGTCACGACTTAA